The Flavobacteriales bacterium genome has a window encoding:
- the rnhA gene encoding ribonuclease HI — translation MGIKIYTDGSSKGNPGPGGYGIVLLSDEGHRKEVAKGFRKTTNNRMELLSVIVALEMLKARPMDVLVFSDSKYVVDAVEKRWVFAWEKKFFDKKKNADLWKRFLKIYNKHNVKFIWVKGHNNNVENERCDKLAVAAAEAEKHHEVDRGYENSQNQNPSLL, via the coding sequence ATGGGTATTAAAATATATACTGACGGCTCATCTAAAGGAAACCCTGGTCCTGGCGGCTACGGTATTGTTCTTCTTTCAGATGAGGGGCATAGAAAAGAGGTGGCTAAAGGTTTTAGAAAAACCACCAATAACCGAATGGAGTTATTGAGTGTTATCGTCGCTTTAGAAATGCTAAAAGCTCGACCTATGGATGTGCTTGTTTTTTCAGACTCAAAATATGTGGTTGACGCGGTCGAAAAAAGATGGGTATTCGCTTGGGAAAAGAAGTTTTTTGACAAAAAAAAGAATGCCGACCTCTGGAAACGTTTCTTAAAAATATACAATAAACACAACGTTAAATTTATATGGGTAAAAGGCCACAATAATAATGTGGAAAACGAGCGTTGTGATAAGCTAGCGGTTGCTGCTGCTGAAGCTGAAAAACATCATGAGGTTGACAGGGGTTATGAAAACTCCCAAAATCAAAACCCCTCCTTATTATAG
- a CDS encoding MarC family protein, with protein sequence MNLILNEVATAFMVLFAVIDILGSIPIILDIKRKAGEISSLRASIVSLLIMLGFLILGEQLIGFIGIDVNSFAVAGSIIIFIIALEMVLNVNLFKDDGSTAKTASIVPLAFPIIAGAGSMTTILSLRAEFEAINIAAAIFLNILLVFVVLKLTGKIERLLGAGGIAILRKVFGIVLLAIAIKLFSSNIKVLFN encoded by the coding sequence ATGAATTTAATACTTAATGAGGTTGCTACGGCTTTTATGGTGCTGTTCGCTGTAATAGATATCCTCGGCTCTATACCTATCATTTTGGACATCAAACGGAAAGCTGGTGAAATATCATCCTTAAGAGCAAGTATTGTTTCTCTACTAATTATGCTAGGTTTTTTAATCTTAGGTGAGCAATTGATAGGCTTTATTGGCATTGATGTTAACTCCTTCGCGGTTGCTGGTTCCATAATTATATTTATTATAGCCTTGGAAATGGTGCTAAATGTTAACCTGTTTAAGGATGATGGCTCTACTGCAAAAACAGCCTCCATTGTGCCTTTAGCTTTTCCTATCATAGCTGGAGCGGGCTCAATGACTACTATACTTTCTCTTAGGGCAGAATTTGAAGCAATAAATATAGCCGCTGCTATTTTCTTAAATATCCTTTTGGTGTTTGTTGTTTTGAAGCTTACTGGAAAAATTGAACGCTTATTAGGTGCTGGCGGAATTGCTATACTGAGAAAGGTGTTTGGTATTGTGCTTTTAGCTATCGCTATCAAATTATTTAGTAGTAACATTAAAGTCTTGTTTAACTAA